The Ziziphus jujuba cultivar Dongzao chromosome 5, ASM3175591v1 genome segment TGATCTTGTTCCTGTTTTCAAATTCCATTTGTCAAATTTACTGCCTGATATCTAATGGAAGAaggaaaattgatatttaagcCAGGCTAACCACATCTTTGACTCTGTTCTTCTCTTCCCGTAATTAAAGAATTCATGTCTAAGTTGAAAATTAAAGTCTTTTAGCATGAAATAAGGAATGAAACAAGACCAATCTAACCAATCCTGGCAATTCTCTTCCACATGCAATTATTACCGTCTACCTCAAGTTTCTTCAACTTTGAggaatttttatattcaatataAAAGTGTGTATGGATTACAACTAGCTATCCTTCTTTGCTTTTTGGATTTTCCTTTTGGTTAAACTTTAAGGGGTAAAAACTCCACTTTTTCAAATCCTtgatttaatttgttcaaaatcatgcatctacctttttttttttttttaaaaaaaaaaaaaaaagaaaaagggaaaaaaaagtattattttacAGGTGAAGGGTTTTCCCATgtagattattttattatttaaagaacaaagtaaatttaaaataacataAGAAATAGATATtggctaattaattaaaaagaaacaatttaaaaaaaatttaaaggacGAGATATCTAGATTCTAgatcttataattaattataagagAAAGTTCGAATTAACTACAGCATGGTTTTAAGCTTTTGGAGTTATTGTATTCATATTGTTAACTCTTCAACTACATTTTTGTGACTATAAGTAAATAAAGGGTTTTATTACCATAAAACAGAAATGTAAATAAAGGGTTTGTTGTTTGAATTAATAAAAGATTTCGCAAGCCACCGGCATAAAAATAGGTAAGCAGGTTTTGTTAGATTCATATTGTCTCATATGTCGCAAGTAGCTAGAAATTATCCAAACGTCATTTTAATGAATCTCATTGTCTTATTAACAGACTGGGGAACATTTATGTTTAATCAAACCTGAGGCCACCAAAATTGGGCTTATCAATAATTATAGGTCtcttttatcaataattatatcGGCTAAAATCACACCCTTTTTAcatgtaaattttgaataatttatccCATTCCATATATGTCCTATCAAGTACTCATTACTAAAGGGTGAGGAGAGAACAAAACACtttcataattgtttttttaattaaaaaaaaaaaaagaaaaagattcccacGAATTAATCTTGTAATTAGCCATGACCCTACCTATCTctaaacccccccccccccccccaaaaaaaaaaaaaaaaaaaaaaagataaaagttgTTTCCTTGCAAGCCACTCTAGGACTAGGAGCATATGGGTTTATAAATTACACATGGAGAGAGTATGTTGCCTCATAAACCCTTCACTTTCAAGCTATCTCTTCGTTGTttgaacaatttatttatttatttttagttatgtTCAGCAattctttaattaaatatttttcctcTTTGTATTTGCATTCCTCATGTTGTAATACACTTCGATATTGTTCTGATTTCTCCTGGTGATTACAAGGACAAATTCAGAAAACAATTCCCACCTCTTTCatcatattcttcttcttcttcttcttcttcagatAACAGAAAATATCATGGCAGAGATGGTGAGCTATAGTGTGGAAAAAGAACTGGGTTGTGGTTTTATGGGTAAGTTTTTTCAACGTTATTGGCCAAGAAAACCATCTGTTCATTCACTACCTTCAAATCTCAGAAATGGTTTGAAGGAGCAGAGCATAGAAAAAAAGTCTCAGAAATCTCCAACTCAAAATTCAACAAGGAGAAGAAGCCACTCTGAAGAGACTAAACCTTGTCCAAAACTGGACCAAAAACCCACCAGACAACCTGCTTTAATTCATCCCAGAAATTCAGTTTCACAGCTAAAAGTTCAAGGTAGAAGACCTTCCGATGCTGCAAGAAGCTCAACATCATCCTCCAGTGGCTTAGCTCTGATCAAGGTATCATCAGAGAACCAGGGCTTGGCAGAAGAGAGAAAACAGAGAAGGGATTCCATTGatcaccaacaacaacaacctgATGAGAGCAAAGCTCTGGTAAGAGCCACTTCCAATAATGCAATGCTCTTAGGGAACTTGAAGCAGCAAGGAACGAGAAATTCACTCTCCAGCAACAGCCCAAATAGTACACCTAAGACTCTGGATTTGAACTCCATTGTCAATGGAAGACACGGTTATGGGAAAATTGGAGGAAATATTGTGATGGGAAACATTGTGAGGAAGAACAGCGACGAGTTGAGGGGTATTGTTGTGAATAAGTTAGAGCCTGAGGTGTTGAAAAGAATGGGAAATGAGGCGTACAAACAGGGGAGATTTGGTGAGGCTTTGGGTTTATATGATAGAGCAATTGCTTTAGATCCATATAAAGCAGCTTACCATAGCAATAAAAGTGCTGCTTTGATCAGTTTAGGCCGTATTGTCGAGGCGGTTTCGGAAAGCAAAGAAGCTATTCGAATTGAACCTTCTTATCACAGAGCTCATCATAGATTGGCAACACTATATATCAGGTATTATATGATATGTTTGCACAGATTatgttttgtgttttgtgtttttccaaactgtttgtcaatttttttttttttttctttgagcatttaaaatttgaattatgGTCCAAGCAGCTTGGGAGATGCAGAGAAAGCGTTCTGTCACTTCAAAAACTCTGGTCCTTATACCGACTCAAAAGGTGTTGACCAAGCTCTGGCGCTTAAGAAAAGCCTCACCAGGTGCACAGAGGCTCAGAAAATACAAGACTGGAATATTTTGCTGAAAGAGACCCAATTTGCTATGTCTTCTGGTGCCAACTCAGCTCTACATGTAAACTTTCTCACTTCTTCCAAAAGCTCCTATTCCCTAATAATCCTCAACAAGAATAATCTCACCTTAGttctgttttacttttcttttgccTGTGCAGCTCTTTGCTCAACAAGCCGAGGCCTTGCTGAATCTTGGCAAAACTCAAGAGGCTTATAACACCTACCAAAAACGACCCAATTTCAGCATTGATATTTCTACCAAGTTCTTTGGCTTGCCTAGTACAGTATATCAGCTAATGATTGGTTCACTAGTTTACTTAGCTGTTGGCAGGTTTGTTTACTAATTTTCAGAAACTTGAAAAATGGATCAAAAACTTGAAAGCTTATATAAatcaacatgtatatatatatatatatataaacataaacttATACAGAGGTGTTCATGGGGATGGCATCAGGTTTGAGGATGCTGTATCGGCAGCTCAACAAGCAGCAAAACTCGATCCGAATAACGCAGAGTTAACCATGACATTGAAAAGGGCTAGAGCCGTTTCGGCAGCTCGATCAAACGGCAACCTTCTTTTCAAAGCATCGAGGTTTGCTCAAGCGTGTGTCGTTTACAGCCACGGTCTAGAGCATGACCCCAACAATTCAGTTTTATTATGCAACAGAGCAGCTTGTCGTTCTAAGCTCGGACAATTCGAGAAGGCCATTGAAGATTGCAATGCAGCTCTTAACGGTAACCCTTCTTATAGCAAAGCCAGGCTACGCAGAGCAGATTGTAATGCCAAAGTGAGTgtttgtcattaaaaaaaaaaaaaaaaaaaaaatcctaggcCATAGTAAAACTTGAAAAATGAGTAgttaatgattttgtttttccgaATTTTGTGGGAATAGTTGGAGAGGTGGGCAGCTTCTGTTCAAGATTACGAGGTTCTAATTAGGGAAACACCAGGAGATGAAGAAGTTGGTCGGGCTTTGTTTGAGGCACAGCTTCAGCTCAAAAAACAAAGAGGTGAAGATATCAAGGACATGAAATTTGGATCCAATTTGGTTTATATCTCTAGCAATGAGCGTTTCAGACACATTGTAACGTCACCTGGTAAACCCTTTTAAAAGTCTTTATGACCAACAACCCAATTCACTTGGTTGGTTAGGGATACaaactaataacattttttttttttaattatttgaatgcAGGGATGTCGGTGGTTCTGTTTTGCAACAAAGCCAAACACAAACGAGTTTTGCAAGTGCTTGAACAAGTTTGCAAAAGATTCCCATCTGTCAATTTCCTCAAGGTTTGTTAGGACCTAAGTGATATGATAACAAATTTGATAGTATACTATTATCCTTGCACTTTTTTAAACTACAATTTCACTACGATGGAATAGGAAGAGAAAAAGATTGTTAGGGAAACTATTATAATACCGTAGTAGAcaatgggttttgtgaaattggaCTCATTTTCTTTGTGATGACAAATTCAGGTGGAGGTGGAAGACTATCCCTACTTGGTCAAAACAGAGGGTGTGAAGAATATTCCAACGTTCAAGATTTATAAAAATGGATCAAGGGTCATAGAAATTCCAGGAAGCAACCATGAATTGTTGGAGAGCTCAGTCAAACTGTACagtagttaaaaaaattataaaaaaaaattgcggaAGATAGTAACAGAAAGAAGGAAATGTAGAGAGCCCACTAGCCCCGCatgataaagataaaaaaaattgggctaAACACACTTCCTTGGTGGATTTGCTGGTTTTAGACCTACACAAGCACCTAAAAAATAGTGGGCTATTCATAGTTTCATACACTTTGCTTtgctttaattatttaattattttgtgtttaGATTTGTGCAGTTCATTGTCTAAATCATCTTACGATTCATTCAAAGAATTTGATgaatttttgtaataaaaattaaaatgaaagttGGCCAAGCGTGGGACAAATattttctccattttctctAAAATGGAGAGGATCAATTTGAGTTAAGGATGTTATGGCACctcatttaaaataatctaagttataaataatgttataatattataagtatcaaaatatttattaaatttttttattaaataacacatatcaatatattattaattgatcatataaattaattaaatattagtctattattagttatattatttgctatataaatttaataaatattttgataactttaaaattattaatttaaattttctcttttcctcTTCCAGTGAGTGGGTTCTCATGATAACCCCTAATTTGGTTGAAAACTAGAAATGATCAATTTTgaaagtgaaaaataattaaatgaatgcCACTAAAAATTCCAAGATGGGATTAAAATCACTtccccaatttatcaaaaaaaaaaaaaaaaaaaaaaagagagaaacaaaaaaacaaaacaaaagatttgGTCCAGTATTTGCTGTGTCATCACAGAAATTTATATAGAATCAGAAGAAATCCCCGGAGATCATGGACTGGAAGGTCAAATCTTGAAGTATAACCCACATGGGTGGACATATACAATTTTTGTCAGGCAGAAAATTTGTTACGAGGATATAAGAGGAGGAAGTTGAATGAATTATCATATTCTTCgtcatattaaaatttgaaaaagaaaaaggaaaccaCACCATTTGGGAACCCTATTATGTGAAGTTCAAGTATAAACCACATGGGTAGCATTTACAATCTTCAGGTATAACCTACATGGGTAGACATGTACACCTCGTTTTGcctctaattttgtttttttttgtttttgttcttcatcttcttcttcttcttaatgGGAACCTTATTAGGTTATATTGAACAGTAATAATTgacataaaactaaaaaataacaaaagaatcgtttaaacttgaaaataaaaaactctggAAACTTGAAtattgacataaaaaaaaaaattaattcatccTACAATAGTAATTTCCACCCAAACAAAGGCATTTTGTAGGATTGATATAAAAGGATGACAATTTGTCCTGAATTATTATCATCCCTTAATGCCTTGTTTCTAATGGAATAAAAATTAGGACAAATTGCTTTTCCACGAATTGAAGTTGGCATAGGAATGTGGAgtacaatctccaccttgagcCGATCCTATgtataattatacatatatgattaaattaaaaattatttttataatttttttaatacagtttaattttttttttcttttgttttcaaaggaaaataacaatataaaaacaacaaaaaaaaaagtaaaataacaatttaaccAAGTTTCAAaacattgtttttgaaaaatcaatatatatatatatattaaataaaagagCAGATAATGCAAATTTTCGCTCCAATACGGAGAATCCCCATCTCACTCTGCCTTATAACAGGGGAGGCTAACTGGGCCCATTTTGCGCTGTTGCTATAATTGTAGAGAAATAAATGAACAATACTTAGCATGACAAGTGACACTATGACAATTTATGAATCATTATATGTTAGAAGTTTGtcagaaaaatagaagaaagtTCATTCAAAGCTAGACCATATTTTTGAGTTAATTTCAATATTAGAATTTAGGGGGCACGCGTTTTGCTCTTGGGTTGGATTTCCATCCGTGCGAAATGGAAAGCGACTATCTATTGGCAATTCAAATGATTAATGACGAGAGGGACAGCCTAgctgttgaaagaaaaatctagTTAAGGACTTAAAAAGGGCGCTGAGCGTTTAGCTTCTTATTAAATTGTGGTATTGTGGCTTTACTCCCAAGAACCACCAATACAGTAGCCCATAGCTTAGAGAAATCTGCATTTGTTGCAATGACCAAGTTATTTGATTGGAAGATGGCCTTCCTTGGCAATCAGGTTCACTACCTACAAGATGTGTCTCTTCCATTATTCAATGAAGTAAACCATTTTTATtggccaaaacaaaaaaaatctagacCATATtctatactaatatatatatattttttttgaaattctatTTGAAGTAGTGCAAGCTTAATTAAACATAATGTTATTGGTCATCCATAATAGACTCAACGGTATAGATACCAaggaaataaaaatctaaaatcatGAGTTGTctttaattcttaaaaaaaaaatttaaaaatgaaaaacaaataatgagTTTTACATCTTCTTCTAAAACATAGGAAACAATGAAACCCcttaattgagaaaaaaaaaataaaaagaaaataaagaaggacAGAGAGACACCAGGACATACACCAAGACACAAGAAATAAATTCCCTGTAGATTTCAGTCCAAAAAATTGCGGCAGAGGGAGAaatatatacctatatatatatatatatatgtaatgatgGTCCACTAGACTCCATCTGCATGTGGAAGGAGAAAACCAgattaggataatttatatcttaataattttattatacacGACAGGCATACGTgtgttttatgtatattttttatgccTACTCTGGAAGCATTACACAATTCGATGATCATAAAGCTTTTGCAGCGCTAAGTAGTAAGCCAGCATTTTATGCTAATAAGCTGCgacaaaaatttatttcacaCTTCATTACAAAATCAAC includes the following:
- the LOC107420860 gene encoding TPR repeat-containing thioredoxin TTL1, encoding MERITENIMAEMVSYSVEKELGCGFMGKFFQRYWPRKPSVHSLPSNLRNGLKEQSIEKKSQKSPTQNSTRRRSHSEETKPCPKLDQKPTRQPALIHPRNSVSQLKVQGRRPSDAARSSTSSSSGLALIKVSSENQGLAEERKQRRDSIDHQQQQPDESKALVRATSNNAMLLGNLKQQGTRNSLSSNSPNSTPKTLDLNSIVNGRHGYGKIGGNIVMGNIVRKNSDELRGIVVNKLEPEVLKRMGNEAYKQGRFGEALGLYDRAIALDPYKAAYHSNKSAALISLGRIVEAVSESKEAIRIEPSYHRAHHRLATLYISLGDAEKAFCHFKNSGPYTDSKGVDQALALKKSLTRCTEAQKIQDWNILLKETQFAMSSGANSALHLFAQQAEALLNLGKTQEAYNTYQKRPNFSIDISTKFFGLPSTVYQLMIGSLVYLAVGRFEDAVSAAQQAAKLDPNNAELTMTLKRARAVSAARSNGNLLFKASRFAQACVVYSHGLEHDPNNSVLLCNRAACRSKLGQFEKAIEDCNAALNGNPSYSKARLRRADCNAKLERWAASVQDYEVLIRETPGDEEVGRALFEAQLQLKKQRGEDIKDMKFGSNLVYISSNERFRHIVTSPGMSVVLFCNKAKHKRVLQVLEQVCKRFPSVNFLKVEVEDYPYLVKTEGVKNIPTFKIYKNGSRVIEIPGSNHELLESSVKLYSS